The DNA segment TTTGGTTGCCTCGCAAACCTTTTTGAGCTCTGAAATAACggtaaaaattttttttaacatttagaATCCGGAGTTCAAGCTGCTCAGAGTCCACACATAGCATGCATGGCATCGTGGGCGACTTGAAGTTGTGTTATGGGAGGACTAGCCTCCCGAGATGCATACTGCTGATAAACCTACATGAAATCATGTGTTGGATTAAGAAATCGCGTGTGTTTTTCGTCTGGTGGCATTGCAACATCTGCATTCACGTGACAGGGATCATCTTGTGATCTCGGGAGCAGGTGCTTGTCAGTCAGTGTTTTTGTATCCCCACATTGGAACTTGGTTTCTTTTATTCACATCAGTGTGTGCCCTGTTTTACGTTCTGTAATTTTTCTCTGAACCTTGTGGTTCTGTTCTTTACTCTGCAGCAAGACGCTGTTCTGTCACGGAGCCGCACCCGCCACTACTGGCCAAACAGCGGGAGGCAGTCCAACACGCCACCACCGGCATCAACGTCGCAGGCAACGTATTCCACCATGTCCAAGCCAAAAGCCAGCGTCATCACAACCATCGCCTCCAAGGACGGTCAGCGGCAGGTGACGGTCCCGTTGTCCTCAGACGGTACGCTCCCCAAGGATCCCGTCCTTTTCCAGCTACTCAGTTCCCCGCAGCCATCATCCTTAACCTTCCAGAACCTCCTCTTCGTGCCAAAGAACAGTGCTGCCGGTAACAGCGTCCCGAGCCCGCACCCTGCCATTGTCTTCCAGCCCGGCGCCAACCTCAGCCGGGCAAACAATGCCGCATCTGTTGTAAAAGAAGAGCCGACAGACAGCGACGACTGCGACGTCTATATCGAGCCCGAATGTATCTTGCAGTACGATGAAGACAAGTGCTTTGAACTGTGCACCACTGACACTAAAGACGGTGCCTGCGGTCCGAACCTGAGGCTCGCCGCCACCGGCCCCAACACCGGACCCAATTCCGATTGGAAACTGGGTCACAGGTGCAGTTCACACAGCACGTCCAACGGAGGGACGAATTCTGGCGTGGTTCTGCAAGCGCTCAAGGCAGTGTTGAACGGCGAGCGTAATAACACCGCCACGGAGAAACCCAGCAGCGACGGAGAGCCGGTCGCGGAACGTTACGTGGTCGGCCGCTCGGACATCGAGGCGCTGACTCGTTTCTGCAGCCACTGCGGCGCAAAATCCCTGGAAATGAGGAGTGAGAACCAGAAAGACGGGTCGCTCCTGGTCGCATCCATCTGCAAGAGCGGGCATCAGATTGAATGGAGGTTTCAACGTCTATAGCCGTGTCCTAGGGTGTTCGTACACCGTCTGGCCTCTTTTCTATGATACGCATCCAATTCTCATGGACCCAAGTGTGTTTTCACAATTTTTTGTGACACTTTTGTGTGTAAAAAGGAAGCATGATGCGAGAAACAGTGCCCACCCGCTAGTCAGCCCTTGTGTTTGTCGTCTGCCTCGTCGCTATTTTTTCCTTAAGGTAGCTGAGCTGTTGGGTGTATAACTACCACATCTGGTCGCATTTGGTTGTGTAGGTGGACTTGCTTAACGCATCTCTCTCAAGTTAGTATGAAGAGCACTATTTCTGTCATGTCATCATCATAAATTCTGAGTTGCGTGGCACTCGTATGGCGAGTTTAATTTCCCATGTTGTGTCAGTTGCTAAGGCTAATTTATACACGTAGTTACTGTGTGTCTCGTAGTGTTGTGTTTTTTTAATTTACACAATGAATGGTGAGTGGAAGGCAGTTGTTCGTTTCATTTCTAAATGGTGAGACTCAGTGCATGCACTTCATTGGTAACAACGGATGCGAGGGTTTCTAATTTTGATGAGACTGGCTTTTTGACAGACATTTCCCAAGCCTAGCCTAAATCTCGGGCCTAGCATCGCGGTCGCTTTCAACTTCCTTTCCATGATTTTGATATGGTGTTTCACAGCTGCTCAAAGGCAACTCCTAAAGCTCTAGAACAATGCTTACCGGGTTCTTATTACAGGTTATTATCAGGTCACGTGAATGGCAACATCATCATTAGTATTTGCATATTTATTTTGTTGTCACTATCATGCCTCTCTCATCTCTCAGCTCACCGGAGGCAAGCTTCAAGCGCAAAACGGCAGTGTCTTTGATTAGCAATAGCACATTGGAACCAGCGGTCACAGAAGCGCACATTTCTTTGATACAGCACATACCTTCATCTGCCATTCATCTGCCTTTGCCATTGCGTCTAAAGAATTCTTATCACTTGattatttatttcttcatcatcaatGTTAATTTTGTATTCCCAAAGCGATTCAAGAAGACATTTCATAGCCAAGATTTCACACATTTTTTATCGCTACTGGGTGTATAGAGCATCTGTACCAGATGCCTGTGATTTATATGAGTGTGTCATGCTTGTGACGCCCTCTTGAAATGCATTTCTTTTGCGTTGTCATGTGATAAGCTTGCTGCCTTTTAGTTTACCTGCTTGACTCACCGTGTCAGTAGCGGTATCGGTGCCACTCTTGAGTCACCCGGCCAATAACTATAGTCATCTTGCGTCACATTTTTTGTTGCTTGTTACCGAATTGTTACCGTTCGTTATGTCTCTTGTTTTACTTATATTGTACACAGAAATAAGTTTGCCTTGGCAACTGTGTTCTATAATTCAAAAGAAGTTATGCAGGTTCAACGCCTATGTTCAAGCCTATGTGAAGTGAAGCCTTTCGCGAACCGGCTCTCTCGAGTGCACATGCTACACGACCTTGACGCAGGCGCCAGTCGTCTTGAAGCGCCACTTGGTGTCGCCACAAAAGAAGCACGCCGAGCGAGATTGTGGCCTGATGGTTAGAGCATCTTGCTGTTGTGCTGGGAGAGCAAGGTTCAACGTAATTCTTGTATTTTCTGCATGAGGAttatttggcaagacagcagcaaaTTAAGAGCTGTTCCTAATTACTGCATGTCACTGTGTGTGCGACTGCATGTTTGAGTTAAACTGGTCAGAAAAAGAGAGTGCTTCAAAACTATTGTGCGCTTTAAGTTCAACAAAAAGAATCAACATTGAGTTGTCGGGCACTTTATGGGGTTGCCAGGGCGTTCGCTGTGCCCAGACTGCAATTTTTGCTCACAATTGTTGAAGATCGATACCTTCCGTCGGCAATTAATATTCATGCTACTAACATTTTATTGCATGCTGCcgtggccagaaaaaaaaaaacaacgggtCCAACTAATCTGCGTCCGAAAATTGGCTTGGGCTGATTCACGTTGGTTTAAGCGATGCTACTAGGCATACCCAAgtgacaatatttttttttactggtgAGGCCGCATCATGCATCAGTGTTCATTAAAATTAATACTGTTTTTTAATTGCCTACACTGTAATATTGCTTGAACAAATTTGTTACATTGAAAGGATTCCGGAAGTTCGCAAGCTGTACGCAGCTTCTGTCACTTTCCAGTTGTTTGACTTGCCTCTATGATTTCTTTTTAAAAACCAAAACGTTTAAGCCTGTCTCCTGCAAGTTATTTTCCAGCATTGACAGCTGTTTCCTTAGATCTCCGTGTATCATTCCTTGCAAAGGCTTGCTTGCAATGCAGAGGCTTCCTTGTCTTTAACGATAAACTGTGTTAGTTGATATTCGTTTTTTATCAGCACTGCATGAACAAAGATGAAAGGTAGCTGACCGGTTAGGTGTGTCTTTTATTAACCTTTGTTCCCAAAGTATTCATAAGGATATGGATGTGTCTTCCTCTTGGCACGATTCTTCAATAATTGTAACTACTTTATGACATTTCTGCATTCACTGTAACTTACTAAAGTGGACATTGGGAGCAGTTGTGAGCACCTGACACGCCTACAACCTCTTGCATAGCTACTACGCAGACATGGTGCACGGTGAATTTTCATGAATGTGAGAACAAAATTGAGGAAAATGATCATCAAATGTGCTTGCATTTGGTTTCCCAGCATTTTGGAGCTGTCAGAGGGTTCTATCTTTTTCTCCAAGCCAAGCCATAGGTGTGTTCATTTCCATGCTTGAAATACTTTACCTTAATAATGTGCGCATTGACTTTTCAAGAGCATTTGCAGTACAGTAATGTGTTGGAAGGTTTCCCCACTTTCTGGGGGGGGGGTCTGCCACTGGTGCGAAGCTTTTTTCGGGGTCCTTTCACTGCAAGGCTATTCCTAAGCAAAATGTATGTTAGGAATTGACCAGACCTCGCGTACAGTTGACCTCCAAATGCCTTTGCATGAAGTTTAATCATTACGCAAATATTCTTGAATTCCTTAGGTTGATTTCAGGTGTCTCACTTCTGCTTCGCAATGCGCACTTCTCTATCCACAGTTGTTACGTTAATATTAAAGTAAAGctttttgccttttctttttctttgttggtGCGAGTAGCCCCGCACTAGTGAGAGCAGGGTTGACAACTGCGCCACATGTTTGCCATCTTGTcttctctgattggctcacgTGGTTGCTACAGCTTCTCTGATTGGTTCAAAATCGCAAGATGTACGTCTGGCTTTGCTCGACACAAATGCCTATGTTGCCACTGCAGTCATTGGTTAAAGTGCAACCAGCATTGGTGGAAGGCCGTGCAGTACCCCGGAAGATGTTGCGATGTCGGCGAGAGCAAATGAATTTTAGTGCACACACGGCACGGGACGAAAAAATTTGCATCACGGAGGAGACAGTTTCTCATTAACGTTGGGCTTAAGCATGTGTTAACAGATAAAGAGAATGAAGTCCAGAAGAAGCTGGCGAGCGGAGAAGAGAAGGATTAGTTAAGCCGCATCCCCGATTGGTTTTGGTCACTATCGCATTGCATGTTTCAGTGTCAACACACTTCGAAATGTTATCGCAACACAAAAGCGAGCATATGCATAAGCACAGTGGAACAAAGCTTCACATCACATAGGTGCCACCAGTGCGTTGGGTCTGCAGAACTTTTTATTGTTACTTTTTGTTAATGAAGTGTTTCGTACTTGATGAATGGACTCGGCGAAGCTTGAATGAAATACACCAGTAGAGTGTGTGCAATGTTGCATCTGGTTGACCACGTTTCACGTGTTTTTCGTTTCGTGTGGAGCAGAAATGAGCTGTTCAGAGTGTGCCCCTTGAATTTTTGGTTGATCGCTGCATAGGCCACAGTTATTTCGTAGATTGATTAAAAATGCCAGTGGTCTGTAAAGTTAATTGGCCAGAGATAGCCTACTTAAGAACATCTGAGTGAAGAAATGTTGCGTGGGAATACTTTAGAGGCTTGTTCTTGGGGCTGGAATTGAAACTTCTGTGTGGTGTCATGGTGGACAGTAGTGTAGCATCGTATGCAGTTTCGACTGCATCTAAGCAGCTTCTGGCTAATCATTTGATCTCTCTTCTATTTTCTTTTAATTCGAGGTGGTCTGCCTGAAGGCGTATgaataaaaaaacacacacaagatGCTATGAGGCAGCCTCACGTTATCAAACATCACTCGAGTACACATTACACTGATTCCCTGAGTGTCATTAAACAGCTAAAATGAGTCAGTAAAGAAGTTCTGTTAATCTGTCAGGAGATACACAAGCCTAATAATGTTGACCTACACGGGGTACTAGGACGCAGCTCTGACCCTTTCAATGCCATGACAGGTAATAATGCACACATCAACACAAAGAACACAAATCTGCCGACACTTCTTGTACCAGAATCATTTTCCCTTCTTTTAGCCCAGAAAGAAATTACTTCTGACATGACATATACGCTCTTATTCCCCCGTGTGCCTGTTCCATACCCTACAAACTTCATTAGATCTGGTTCAGAGGAACTTAAATGTGTGAACTAACTGTCTTCACAGATGCCCTGCAAGTTCTCTACCTCGGttcctcccccttttttttttttttttaatgttgaaaCCTTGTGTTTGAAGTGGCTTGAGCATTGATGTTTACCCTATCatcgtctttctctctttctcttcattctaTTCTTTCTTCCAGAACTTGTTGAAACAATTCTAGCCCGAAAATTCATGCCATGTGTCATAAGATGCTCCGAGCTATGCAACACCCATTGTTTGACACACCCAACGTCCATTACGTACAAGTGCCGAAGAGATTGAAATCTAAAGAATTATGAACCGAAATGCTCAACACTATACAAACACACACCGGGCACATAATTTATTCTCCACGCGTTCCTTTCTTGCCTGTCTTGCAGTGTGTGGCACAAGAGACCTTTTCGTCATTGTTAGGCTAGATTTCCCGCGAGGCAGTTTGCCGAGCTGACGGCAGCCATAGCCAGGGTTTAGATTATTCTTCGCATTCGCAGACGGAGTGTGTTTGTGAGGTGGAAAATATCCACGCCGCTCCGATAATGAAATCGTGCGCAGCATCAGAGTGCCAGCTTGCACAATTTTCCGTTCGTCCGCACTTGGACGATGACCCCAGCGGCCATAGCTTGGGCAGTGTGGTGAAGCACATTTGCAAGTCGCAGTAGAGGCTCTGTTATGAGTATGATAGACCAAGATTTGGGACAATACTGGTGATCAGCTTCATTGTCGATTCTCACTGATGCGACCTGTGCCCAACTGACTACCCatcattttgtcttttactttaATAACAGCATGTCCTTTAACACTCCAGTTGCAATCATGAGGCATTGTATTACACCACTGGCACAAATTAATGCAAAGACAAGAGGCAAACAGGGCCAATGCTTCTTTCTTGTCTTCGTGCTTATGTGTTCGCTTATCTAATACAGTTGAAACTTGATATAAAGAATTATTGCATGTAACAAAATAAGTTTGATATTTGGCTGGTCATGCTCTATTTTGATGAGCATTCTACTGCCATAATGAAACCAAAAATACGAGATCTGAGACATACTGGCTACAACGAAGTGAATATTTCTTCACTCGGCGGCTGAAGATATGTATTCTGGTAGCAAAAATGTCAAATACTCGGCAAGCGCAACTTGGAAAGCTGGCAAGCCAATGTGCCGATTCTAAGTGATCGAACAAATCACGTATGCTGCGAAAATCAACAGGAGACCCTTTGCTGACCTGTCGGAGGCATCACGCTTGCATTTCTTTCGCCCGATCATGAGTTGTTTTTCGCTGCTATTGTTTCATGAATTGTTTTAGTGAATTGTTTTTGTGGATGCATATAACAAATATAGTATATGACAAAAGTATTTCTGTGTTTGGGGTGAGACTTTGTTACAATGAAGTTTGGCTGTAATTTCATTCTTTTCTAGCTTACCTGGTGAGCGCTTTACTCCAATGTGGTGTCATGCTATCATCTCTTGGAGATGACTTGCCTGTGCTTTTGTATGATTTGGCTTAGTTGTATGGCTTAGTTGGTTAACTAAGTTGGCCGACACGTTGACTGGAAAACTAAGCGCAAATAAATTAGTCAGACTCGTGGAACAGACGAGGACAAGCGCTGTATGATTTGCTTGGACTGTGTGTagcatgcatgttttttttttttttgtttactgtttatttacaaatatttCGTCAGTGGTTATGCTTGTGTTTCTTGCTTATTATTATAGCATGGCTGCAGCTTTTAACATACCGCTCTGCTTTCACAAGCATGCAATGCTgaccttgtaaaaaaaaaacatgcgcactTTGCAGCCGTACGAAAGAGGGTACACCTTTAATCTGTGTTCAAGCAGCGATTCTTGCAAACTTGTTTGAACCTTACTCACTGCTGTTTACTGCAGTATAACTCTTGTGTTGATGAATCGTGGTCATGGAACTT comes from the Dermacentor silvarum isolate Dsil-2018 chromosome 9, BIME_Dsil_1.4, whole genome shotgun sequence genome and includes:
- the LOC119464540 gene encoding uncharacterized protein LOC119464540, which codes for MAADVTFFVGEEFTSFTELHRRIQTFQLRNSVQLYIRSSRKIQAAQVRSTDGYNPELKFAEIYYACVRGGRKFQTRANASSNTNARHYGRAEQSSSRQINCPFHIKIRCTRDGQKLYIKDFNSSHNHGTTEQDAVLSRSRTRHYWPNSGRQSNTPPPASTSQATYSTMSKPKASVITTIASKDGQRQVTVPLSSDGTLPKDPVLFQLLSSPQPSSLTFQNLLFVPKNSAAGNSVPSPHPAIVFQPGANLSRANNAASVVKEEPTDSDDCDVYIEPECILQYDEDKCFELCTTDTKDGACGPNLRLAATGPNTGPNSDWKLGHRCSSHSTSNGGTNSGVVLQALKAVLNGERNNTATEKPSSDGEPVAERYVVGRSDIEALTRFCSHCGAKSLEMRSENQKDGSLLVASICKSGHQIEWRFQRL